In a single window of the Gossypium hirsutum isolate 1008001.06 chromosome D02, Gossypium_hirsutum_v2.1, whole genome shotgun sequence genome:
- the LOC107909916 gene encoding mediator of RNA polymerase II transcription subunit 23-like has product MFWVVSYTMAQPACETVMNWLSSGGVTELLPEANVQPNERFMVMREVSPLPISLLSGFSMNLYLKLVFQMEESLFAGQVVPSIAMVETYTRLLLIAPHSLFCSHFSHLAQRNASLLSKPAVTLLVLEIVNYRLLPPYRCRDPQVC; this is encoded by the exons ATGTTTTGGGTTGTCTCCTACACGATGGCGCAGCCAGCTTGTGAAACGGTCATGAATTGGTTATCTTCTGGTGGAGTTACAGAGTTGTTACCTGAAGCAAATGTACAGCCCAATGAGAGATTCATGGTGATGCGGGAAGTTAGTCCATTGCCTATTTCACTGTTATCTGGCTTTTCAATGAATCTTTATTTGAAGTTGGTCTTTCAAATGGAAGAATCTTTATTTGCTGGGCAG GTTGTTCCTAGTATTGCTATGGTTGAAACATACACCAGATTGTTGCTCATTGCACCTCATTCGTTATTTTGTTCGCACTTCAGT CATTTGGCACAGAGGAATGCTTCTTTATTGAGCAAGCCTGCGGTGACACTTCTGGTGCTTGAAATTGTCAACTATCGTCTGCTTCCACCGTACAG GTGTAGAGATCCCCAAGTTTGTTGA